In one Amyelois transitella isolate CPQ chromosome 22, ilAmyTran1.1, whole genome shotgun sequence genomic region, the following are encoded:
- the LOC106133209 gene encoding 3-oxoacyl-[acyl-carrier-protein] reductase FabG-like: protein MRFESKVVIVTGAASGIGAATAELYAKEGASVVAVDLNENALRNVTQRCNPNKLANGDAGQNGNEDKKHVVHIVANVAKDDDARRIIEETINNFGKLDILVNCAGVYRDGTIIDSSVINTFDDVLNVNLRAVIQLTTLAVPHLKKTKGSVVNISSIKAIAISTSYAYDISKVGVEHFTRRAALELGPLGVRVNAVRPGPVRTGIIENAGLDIDIEDWRTMTALDRMSDPEEIAEQILFLTDDKAKGITGSIFTHDNGTLVKYYASEIC from the coding sequence ATGAGATTCGAAAGCAAAGTGGTGATTGTTACTGGTGCAGCGTCGGGTATAGGAGCCGCAACAGCTGAATTGTATGCCAAGGAAGGAGCCAGTGTGGTGGCTGTTGATCTAAATGAAAACGCATTGCGCAATGTTACACAACGTTGTAACCCCAACAAATTAGCCAATGGCGATGCAGGACAAAACGGGAATGAAGACAAGAAACATGTAGTCCATATCGTTGCTAACGTAGCTAAAGATGATGACGCTAGACGTATAATAgaagaaacaataaataactttgGAAAGCTGGATATTCTTGTGAACTGCGCGGGGGTCTATCGGGACGGCACTATTATTGACAGCTCTGTCATAAACACTTTTGATGATGTACTTAATGTTAATCTTCGAGCAGTGATTCAACTTACAACTTTGGCTGTTCCTCATCTGAAGAAGACTAAAGGAAGTGTCGTCAATATATCCAGTATAAAAGCTATAGCGATCAGTACGTCATATGCTTATGATATTTCAAAAGTTGGCGTAGAACATTTCACGAGACGTGCGGCTTTGGAATTGGGACCTTTAGGTGTCAGAGTGAATGCCGTTCGTCCTGGCCCAGTGAGAACTGGGATCATCGAAAATGCTGGATTAGACATTGACATTGAGGACTGGAGAACCATGACTGCATTAGATAGGATGTCAGACCCTGAAGAAATAGCCGAGCAAATATTGTTTCTGACCGATGATAAAGCTAAAGGCATAACTGGATCAATTTTTACTCATGACAATGGAACACTTGTGAAATATTATGCTTCAGAAATATGTTAA
- the LOC106133207 gene encoding 3-oxoacyl-[acyl-carrier-protein] reductase FabG — protein sequence MSFDNKVVLITGASSGIGAATAVAFARDGAEVVIVANETPTKLKKVQQDCAKVGKPPLIIKADVANDDDIQKIVKETIAKHKKLDVLVNNAGIVRLGTILDGKVTAIYDELIKVNVRAVVQLTTLAAPYLVKTKGNIVNVSSVSGITINNPEMGAYCTTKAALSHFSRATALELAPHGVRVNIVSPGPVYTDLLNNAGVSTTFEETSVTALNRISGPEEIADLIIFLASDKAKGITGSNYVSDNGMLLIK from the coding sequence ATGAGCTTCGACAATAAGGTTGTGTTGATAACTGGAGCAAGCTCCGGCATTGGTGCTGCCACGGCTGTAGCCTTCGCAAGAGACGGGGCCGAGGTGGTCATCGTCGCCAACGAAACGCCAACGAAACTCAAAAAGGTTCAACAAGACTGCGCTAAAGTTGGAAAACCACCATTAATCATCAAAGCTGATGTAgctaatgatgatgatatccAAAAAATCGTCAAAGAAACCATTGCAAAACACAAGAAACTAGATGTACTTGTCAACAATGCTGGAATAGTAAGACTAGGAACGATTCTCGATGGAAAAGTGACTGCAATTTACGACGAACTCATAAAAGTTAATGTGCGTGCTGTTGTACAACTCACTACGTTGGCGGCACCGTATTTGGTGAAAACCAAAGGTAACATTGTGAACGTATCAAGCGTTTCAGGAATCACTATCAATAATCCAGAAATGGGAGCATACTGTACGACGAAAGCGGCTTTAAGCCACTTCTCAAGAGCAACAGCGCTAGAACTTGCACCTCACGGAGTCAGGGTTAATATAGTGAGTCCCGGCCCTGTTTATACTGATCTTCTTAATAATGCTGGTGTCTCTACGACTTTTGAAGAGACCTCTGTCACAGCGTTAAACAGGATTTCTGGTCCGGAAGAAATTGCGgatctaattatatttttggccAGTGACAAGGCGAAAGGTATAACTGGCTCGAATTATGTATCTGATAATGGCATGttgttgataaaataa
- the LOC106133217 gene encoding glucose 1-dehydrogenase-like, protein MSFANKVVLITGGSSGIGATTAVFFAKEGADVAIVGRNQTKLKRVTEECSKNGKTPLVITAELSSADDINRIVKETVEKFKKIDVLVNNAGFAVTGCILDGKVLDAYDAMMSVNVRSVIQLTTLAAPYLIKTKGNIINISSVAGKKVTASAFMAYNVSKAALDHFTRGAALELSASGVRVNGISPGPVKTDFFDNIPTTVDALSEITALKRVSESDEIANMILFLASDKAKGITGSDFVCDNGVLLL, encoded by the coding sequence aTGAGTTTTGCTAACAAGGTCGTCCTTATAACCGGCGGGAGCTCCGGTATCGGGGCTACTACGGCTGTTTTCTTTGCCAAAGAGGGTGCAGATGTTGCTATTGTGGGCAGAAACCAGACGAAATTGAAGAGAGTAACTGAAGAATGCTCGAAAAACGGCAAAACACCGCTCGTGATTACAGCAGAATTGAGCAGCGCTGATGATATCAATCGTATCGTTAAAGAAACAGTCGAGAAGTTTAAGAAAATTGATGTTTTGGTGAACAACGCGGGTTTTGCAGTTACCGGCTGCATATTGGATGGGAAAGTATTAGACGCGTACGATGCTATGATGAGTGTTAATGTACGATCAGTTATTCAACTCACGACTTTAGCTGCTCCGTATCTGATTAAAACTAAAGGGAATATCATCAATATATCCAGTGTAGCTGGTAAGAAGGTGACGGCGTCTGCTTTTATGGCTTACAACGTGAGTAAAGCAGCTCTGGATCACTTCACGCGCGGGGCAGCTCTAGAACTATCTGCTTCTGGGGTGAGAGTAAATGGTATCAGCCCTGGACCAGTCAAAACAGACTTTTTTGATAACATTCCTACTACCGTGGACGCATTGAGTGAAATTACGGCTTTGAAGAGAGTATCAGAATCGGATGAAATTGCAaatatgattttgtttttggcaAGCGATAAAGCGAAAGGAATAACTGGATCCGATTTTGTATGTGATAATGGCGTTCTGTTATTGTAA
- the LOC106133231 gene encoding glucose 1-dehydrogenase-like produces MSFANKVVLITGGSSGIGATTAIFFAKEGADVAIVGRNQTKLKRVSEECAKNGKTPLVITAEMNKDDDVKRIVKETVEKFNKIDVLVNNAGISVTGTILDGKVLAAYDAIMSVNVRSVIQLTTLVAPYLVKTKGNIVNISSIAGKKVRSTAYMAYNVSKAALDHFTRAAALELSASGVRVNAVSPGPVKTDFFDNCAMPVTADGLGDIMALKRASDPEEIANLILYLASDKARGITGSDFVCDNGGLIV; encoded by the coding sequence ATGAGTTTTGCTAACAAGGTCGTCCTTATAACCGGCGGGAGCTCCGGCATCGGGGCTACTACGGCTATTTTCTTTGCCAAAGAGGGTGCAGATGTTGCTATTGTGGGCAGAAACCAAACGAAATTGAAGAGAGTATCTGAAGAATGCGCGAAAAACGGCAAAACACCGCTCGTGATCACGGCAGAAATGAATAAAGATGACGATGTGAAACGCATCGTCAAAGAAACAGTCGAgaagtttaataaaatcgatGTTTTGGTGAACAACGCTGGCATTTCAGTTACCGGCACGATTCTGGACGGCAAAGTGTTGGCCGCGTACGATGCAATAATGAGTGTTAATGTCCGTTCAGTAATTCAACTCACGACATTGGTTGCTCCGTACCTTGTTAAAACTAAAGGGAATATCGTCAATATATCTAGCATAGCTGGGAAGAAGGTGAGAAGTACTGCTTATATGGCGTACAATGTTAGTAAAGCAGCATTAGATCATTTCACTCGTGCTGCCGCTTTGGAGTTATCAGCTTCAGGTGTCAGAGTTAATGCAGTAAGCCCTGGTCCAGTCAAGACTGACTTTTTTGACAACTGCGCCATGCCTGTGACTGCGGACGGCTTGGGTGATATTATGGCTTTGAAAAGAGCATCAGATCCAGAGGAAATTgcgaatttaattttgtatttggcTAGCGATAAGGCGAGAGGAATAACTGGATCAGATTTCGTATGTGACAATGGTGGTCTGATAGtataa